Proteins from one Erysipelothrix larvae genomic window:
- a CDS encoding bactofilin family protein, with amino-acid sequence MDHKNYALDESYSVISSGVTIKGNIESTDSLSIAGIVQGDVMCHKEIELAQDCCISGDIKSTSIAINGAKIEGNVTVEDRFVLDKDSIIIGSLSASSAHINGQIEGPVKVSGEVSIASTAVVVGDLVASSLVVENGAKLKGSYTVFSEEVNEPTMHNEETVIERYYQTQEGLEQDSKNDDFVITTDELDA; translated from the coding sequence ATGGACCATAAAAACTATGCATTGGATGAGAGTTACTCAGTAATCTCAAGCGGTGTCACGATCAAAGGGAATATCGAATCAACAGATTCACTCAGTATTGCCGGGATTGTCCAAGGTGATGTAATGTGTCACAAAGAAATTGAACTCGCACAGGATTGTTGTATCAGTGGAGACATTAAGTCCACATCGATTGCGATTAACGGTGCCAAAATTGAAGGGAACGTGACAGTAGAAGACCGTTTTGTGTTGGATAAAGACTCAATTATCATCGGTTCTTTGAGTGCAAGCAGTGCCCATATTAACGGTCAAATTGAAGGACCTGTAAAGGTGAGCGGCGAAGTATCCATCGCTTCAACTGCAGTAGTAGTCGGTGATTTAGTCGCATCCTCATTGGTTGTTGAAAATGGTGCGAAGCTAAAAGGAAGTTATACCGTATTTAGTGAAGAAGTAAACGAACCAACCATGCACAATGAAGAAACAGTCATTGAACGTTACTATCAAACACAAGAAGGATTGGAACAAGATTCAAAAAATGATGACTTTGTCATTACTACAGATGAACTTGATGCCTAA
- the mltG gene encoding endolytic transglycosylase MltG, with the protein MDFILKKKYWFIGIGVAILAVVFITFYSMNRGVTSESQIHTINVTSEDTYTSVSRHLEEEGVIRSASFMQFILRFKLDKTLFVGVYEIDASWTTTQIIKHFDDQRNAQPNVVTITLPSGGWAKDFAALLGEETNLEADEILATWNDADYIESLVETYPFLNEVLTLDDLKVKLEGYLYPDTYEFKRITTIDDVTHTILNNMAKVLDSFADEIEQSRFSVHELLTLASIVNYEGNTEASMRTIANVFINRLDINMTLGSSVTICYALQTYESWQECERNIDIDSPFNTYIHLGLPPGPVMNPVSLAIEAVLNPDDTDYLYFVADVTTGEIYFAKTYEEHQRNVEKYVDPHR; encoded by the coding sequence ATGGATTTTATCCTTAAGAAAAAGTATTGGTTTATTGGGATTGGGGTAGCAATACTTGCAGTTGTTTTTATCACATTCTATTCCATGAATCGCGGGGTTACTTCTGAATCACAGATTCATACAATTAACGTTACATCAGAAGATACATATACCAGTGTGAGTCGTCACTTAGAAGAAGAAGGCGTGATTCGTTCTGCTTCATTCATGCAATTTATCTTGAGGTTCAAGTTGGATAAGACGCTCTTTGTTGGCGTGTACGAAATTGATGCTTCATGGACAACCACCCAGATTATTAAGCATTTTGATGACCAGCGTAATGCACAACCAAACGTTGTGACGATTACTTTACCCTCAGGGGGCTGGGCTAAAGACTTCGCAGCACTGCTTGGTGAAGAAACTAACTTAGAAGCTGATGAGATCTTAGCCACTTGGAATGATGCGGATTATATTGAATCCCTTGTGGAAACTTATCCATTCCTCAATGAAGTCTTAACCCTTGATGATTTGAAGGTGAAGCTTGAAGGATATTTATATCCAGATACCTATGAGTTTAAACGCATTACGACAATTGATGACGTTACCCATACAATTTTAAATAATATGGCAAAGGTCTTGGATTCCTTTGCGGATGAGATTGAACAATCCCGCTTTAGTGTCCATGAGCTCTTAACCTTAGCTTCGATTGTGAATTATGAAGGAAATACAGAAGCGTCCATGCGAACAATCGCAAATGTATTCATTAATCGCTTGGATATTAATATGACCTTGGGATCGAGTGTTACAATTTGTTATGCATTGCAAACCTATGAGTCATGGCAAGAATGTGAGCGAAACATTGATATTGACTCACCATTCAATACGTACATTCATTTAGGGCTTCCTCCAGGACCGGTTATGAACCCAGTATCACTCGCGATTGAAGCAGTCCTTAACCCTGATGATACAGATTATTTGTACTTTGTGGCGGATGTAACGACTGGTGAAATCTATTTTGCGAAAACTTATGAAGAACATCAGCGTAATGTTGAAAAGTATGTCGATCCTCATCGATAA
- a CDS encoding cation:proton antiporter yields the protein MLQSIGLIFIIGFIMQEVFQKVKIPSLVGFLWSGILLGPFGFNILDESLLNISGDLREVALLIILTQAGLSLELSDFKKMGHKAIFMSFVPACFEIFATFMVSQYLFGLSPVDALLLGAIIASASPAVIVPRMLKLMKEGYGIKKGIPQLILTGDSVDDVFNIVVFSSVLGLQGGGKLTFSQFLLIPVSILIGVAIGVGLGLIVSKLFERIKHRFEFKTLLLLSVGFLLMGVESYVESFFPFSALICVIAMGVTLLNMQPKDAVSVSNQLSKLWIGAQVLLFALVGASVNINYITFAGISAILMMIVVLCIRGVGILLSLSGSDFTLKEKLFCVLSGIPKATVQAAIGGIPLAMGIASGELILAISVIAILFTAPIGAMLLDTLYPKLLTDDRNTDRIIS from the coding sequence ATGTTACAAAGCATCGGGTTAATATTTATCATTGGGTTTATCATGCAAGAAGTCTTTCAAAAGGTCAAGATTCCCAGTCTTGTAGGATTCTTGTGGTCAGGCATATTATTAGGGCCATTTGGGTTTAATATCCTCGATGAGTCCCTCCTTAATATCTCAGGGGACTTAAGAGAAGTTGCACTGCTCATCATTTTGACACAAGCAGGGCTATCCTTGGAATTATCAGACTTTAAGAAAATGGGGCATAAAGCCATTTTCATGTCCTTTGTTCCTGCTTGTTTTGAAATCTTTGCGACGTTTATGGTTTCGCAATATCTATTTGGTCTCAGTCCAGTTGATGCACTCTTGTTGGGTGCCATCATTGCCTCTGCATCCCCAGCAGTCATTGTACCCCGCATGCTAAAACTGATGAAAGAAGGCTATGGTATCAAGAAAGGAATCCCACAACTAATCTTAACCGGAGACTCTGTGGACGATGTTTTCAACATTGTGGTATTCTCCAGCGTACTTGGACTACAAGGCGGAGGAAAACTAACATTCTCACAATTTTTACTGATTCCTGTTTCTATATTAATAGGGGTGGCAATCGGAGTGGGCCTGGGATTGATTGTTTCAAAGCTTTTTGAAAGGATAAAACACCGTTTCGAATTTAAAACCTTGTTGCTCTTAAGCGTTGGATTTTTACTCATGGGTGTAGAATCTTATGTGGAATCATTCTTCCCATTCTCAGCGCTTATCTGTGTGATCGCAATGGGTGTTACCTTATTAAATATGCAACCAAAGGATGCAGTCAGTGTATCCAACCAATTATCTAAATTATGGATCGGGGCACAAGTCTTGTTATTTGCACTCGTTGGCGCAAGTGTAAACATCAACTATATAACCTTTGCAGGAATATCCGCAATCCTCATGATGATTGTTGTTTTATGTATTCGAGGCGTAGGGATCTTATTGAGTCTATCAGGCAGTGATTTTACACTAAAAGAAAAACTGTTTTGTGTTTTATCAGGCATCCCAAAAGCCACAGTTCAAGCGGCAATTGGAGGGATTCCACTTGCGATGGGGATTGCCAGTGGTGAACTGATCCTCGCAATCTCTGTAATCGCGATTTTATTCACTGCACCAATTGGTGCAATGCTTTTGGATACTTTGTATCCAAAATTATTAACAGATGATCGAAACACGGATAGAATCATTTCATAA
- a CDS encoding AraC family transcriptional regulator, whose translation MTKDFSFDAILEELDKRHLKYNHSGEMVFDDDVYVSIWDISSGIFRYHVHYLNYESEHIEIEYKKIQTLLHDSLKWNQFGFTQDFKMFPNRTPYHKNRHTELNFVMRGSLDFKVQGEIVSVSEGDMLGINTMTYHSEHELVEPLYVVFIGFNDTKYVASILDYVENLQFRKFMNRSLSKSTMEAEYVLYHDIDKFDETKQLLELIIQEIDAKKPGYKSILRGLFIRFFTHMNSLHGKDTSQPAKGYRYLVFEEMSHYINEHYATISLQQLVDLYGYTKDYFNRLVKEMTGKTFIQYVQDIRLEKACEYLATTELRVVEIADKTGYSNISYFYKIFKNRKQITPDEYRKRYKI comes from the coding sequence ATGACAAAAGATTTTTCGTTTGATGCAATTCTAGAAGAACTTGATAAGCGACATTTAAAATATAATCATAGTGGTGAGATGGTTTTTGATGATGATGTATATGTATCAATCTGGGACATTTCATCTGGAATTTTTCGATATCATGTTCACTATCTAAACTATGAATCAGAACATATCGAAATTGAATATAAAAAAATTCAGACTTTACTCCACGATTCATTAAAATGGAATCAATTCGGATTTACACAGGATTTCAAGATGTTTCCTAATCGAACACCGTATCATAAAAATAGACACACTGAACTCAATTTTGTAATGCGTGGCTCCTTGGATTTCAAAGTTCAAGGTGAAATCGTGAGTGTATCTGAAGGTGATATGTTAGGGATTAACACTATGACATATCACAGCGAACACGAACTGGTAGAGCCATTATATGTCGTCTTTATAGGTTTTAATGATACTAAGTATGTAGCGTCCATCCTTGATTATGTTGAAAATCTGCAGTTTCGAAAATTTATGAATCGATCCCTGTCAAAATCTACAATGGAAGCAGAATATGTTTTATATCACGACATTGACAAATTTGACGAAACCAAACAACTCTTAGAATTAATCATTCAAGAAATCGACGCGAAGAAACCAGGGTATAAAAGTATTCTTAGAGGACTATTTATCCGATTTTTTACCCATATGAATTCCCTGCATGGAAAGGATACGTCACAACCGGCAAAAGGATATCGCTACCTTGTATTTGAAGAGATGAGTCATTATATAAATGAACACTACGCAACAATTTCACTCCAACAACTTGTGGATTTATATGGCTACACGAAAGACTATTTTAACCGACTGGTAAAGGAAATGACAGGAAAGACATTTATCCAGTATGTCCAAGACATTCGACTTGAGAAAGCGTGTGAATATCTTGCGACAACCGAATTACGTGTTGTTGAGATTGCGGATAAAACAGGATATTCAAATATCTCATATTTCTACAAAATATTTAAAAATCGAAAACAAATTACCCCCGATGAATATCGAAAACGCTATAAAATATAG
- a CDS encoding beta-glucosidase, whose translation MERIDIQHVMKELTLKEKASLLSGANFWNSKAIERLNIPSIMLTDGPHGLRKQGGKADHLGLNKSIPATCFPPAATLANSWDQTILYKVGEALGKEGAYENVGVVLGPGMNIKRNPLSGRNFEYFSEDPYLSGSLSASMIKGMQSQGIAACAKHYAVNSQEFHRMSVDEIVDERALHELYLESFRIAVEDGEVDSIMTSYNKVNGTYANENTHLLVDILRNQWNFKGLVVTDWGGNNDRVLGLKAGNHLEMPSTNGMTDQDIVDAIHHGTLEESMLNDRVEEYLNFLNHLIDKKVEGVQVDMDAQHQIARQAAQASIVLLKNDHQILPLKKDTRYGLVGDFMVNPRYQGAGSSLINPTRCDNLYDTLMASDYTIAGYAQGFHRYGKTDPRLVREAVNLSKMVDTVLVFLGLDESSEAEGVDRQHMKLQQNQLDCIQAIVETGKPVIVILAGGSPVELPFMEALDGCIHGYLPGQAGGLALFDVLSGAVNPSGKLAETYPIKYEDVASSAYFPGHQNTSEHREGIFIGYRYFDTVQENVLFPFGYGLSYTQFHYESMTLNPDGVTVTLENTGEVAGSEVVQVYVHKCDSTILRPKQELAGYAKVHLEAHEKTTITIPYRDHAFSFYNVNKGCWDSEKGQYEIMVGASSRDIRLTQSIDRDGNVDIEDIYTPMQYQNLELKNITQASFQSLLDFKLPESEWDPKKTLELNDIIEQARTKSVFGRFVNWLIDMLYKFFMWRGNPIAANNVRFAQNLPFRGIARMSAGRVNMKALDGLMDMFNGHFFKGLFRFVKNYLFN comes from the coding sequence GTGGAACGAATAGATATACAGCATGTGATGAAGGAGCTCACACTTAAGGAGAAGGCTTCTTTATTGTCGGGTGCAAACTTTTGGAATTCTAAAGCAATCGAACGATTGAATATTCCATCAATTATGCTTACCGATGGACCGCATGGTTTAAGAAAACAAGGTGGAAAAGCCGACCATCTTGGACTCAATAAGAGCATACCCGCAACGTGTTTTCCACCTGCAGCTACATTAGCAAACAGTTGGGATCAAACCATACTGTATAAGGTTGGTGAGGCACTTGGGAAAGAAGGCGCATATGAGAATGTGGGTGTTGTGTTAGGACCGGGCATGAATATCAAACGCAACCCACTTTCAGGACGAAACTTTGAGTATTTCTCAGAAGATCCATACCTGAGTGGATCGTTATCTGCAAGCATGATTAAGGGCATGCAAAGCCAAGGTATTGCAGCCTGTGCCAAGCACTATGCGGTCAACTCACAAGAGTTCCACAGAATGTCTGTGGACGAAATTGTTGATGAAAGAGCCCTTCATGAACTTTATTTAGAATCATTTAGGATTGCTGTAGAGGATGGCGAAGTTGACTCAATCATGACATCCTACAACAAAGTCAATGGGACCTATGCCAATGAAAATACCCACCTTCTGGTGGATATCTTAAGAAATCAATGGAACTTCAAGGGTCTTGTTGTTACTGATTGGGGTGGAAATAATGATCGCGTTTTAGGACTTAAAGCAGGAAATCATTTGGAAATGCCGTCAACGAATGGCATGACGGATCAAGACATTGTGGATGCAATTCATCATGGAACCTTGGAAGAATCAATGCTTAATGATCGTGTTGAGGAATACCTAAACTTTTTAAATCATTTAATCGATAAAAAGGTTGAAGGGGTACAGGTTGATATGGATGCACAGCACCAAATCGCACGACAAGCTGCTCAAGCTTCGATTGTTTTATTGAAAAATGATCATCAAATCCTTCCATTAAAAAAGGACACACGTTATGGTTTGGTAGGCGATTTCATGGTAAATCCACGCTATCAAGGTGCTGGAAGTTCACTCATCAACCCAACACGATGTGATAACCTCTATGATACTTTAATGGCCAGTGATTATACCATTGCAGGGTATGCGCAAGGGTTCCATCGTTATGGGAAAACAGATCCGCGATTAGTCAGGGAAGCAGTCAATTTATCAAAAATGGTTGATACAGTTCTTGTATTCTTAGGACTTGATGAAAGCAGCGAAGCAGAAGGTGTTGATCGTCAACATATGAAGCTTCAACAAAACCAACTTGATTGCATTCAAGCTATTGTCGAAACAGGGAAACCCGTAATTGTAATCTTAGCAGGAGGTTCTCCTGTAGAACTGCCATTTATGGAAGCACTGGATGGGTGCATTCATGGATACTTGCCAGGTCAAGCCGGTGGTCTTGCATTATTTGATGTATTAAGTGGTGCCGTAAATCCTTCAGGAAAACTGGCAGAGACCTATCCTATTAAATATGAAGATGTTGCATCTTCTGCATATTTCCCAGGACATCAAAACACCTCTGAACACCGTGAAGGCATCTTCATTGGATACCGTTACTTTGATACCGTTCAAGAAAATGTGTTGTTCCCGTTTGGATATGGTCTATCTTATACCCAGTTTCATTATGAAAGCATGACCCTCAATCCAGACGGTGTTACAGTTACCCTTGAAAATACGGGTGAAGTGGCAGGAAGTGAAGTGGTCCAAGTATATGTTCACAAATGTGACTCAACAATCCTAAGACCCAAACAAGAACTTGCAGGATATGCGAAGGTACACTTAGAAGCACATGAAAAGACCACAATCACCATTCCCTATAGAGACCATGCATTTAGTTTTTATAATGTAAACAAAGGCTGTTGGGACAGTGAAAAAGGCCAATATGAGATCATGGTTGGGGCATCATCACGCGATATTCGATTAACGCAAAGCATCGATCGAGATGGAAACGTTGATATCGAGGATATCTACACACCCATGCAATATCAAAACCTTGAACTCAAAAACATCACTCAAGCATCATTCCAATCCCTGCTTGACTTTAAGCTTCCAGAAAGTGAATGGGATCCTAAGAAAACCTTAGAACTCAATGACATCATCGAACAAGCACGCACCAAAAGTGTATTTGGTCGGTTTGTAAACTGGCTTATTGATATGCTGTACAAATTCTTTATGTGGCGTGGCAATCCGATTGCTGCCAATAATGTACGATTTGCGCAAAACCTTCCCTTTAGAGGCATTGCGCGGATGTCAGCTGGACGGGTCAATATGAAAGCTTTAGATGGACTTATGGATATGTTTAACGGTCACTTTTTCAAAGGACTGTTTAGGTTTGTAAAGAATTACCTATTTAATTAA